The following nucleotide sequence is from Fusarium graminearum PH-1 chromosome 1, whole genome shotgun sequence.
GAGAATGCGCTATAGGCGAAGGAGAGAAGTTGCAGAAAATGCATTCACAAGAAAGGCTGAAGCAGTCTCGAAGCCACTTGCAGTTGAGGATATTTTGTCTGTAGTCACGAGTGAAAGTTGTAAAAGAAACTGAACCTCTGTGCTTGTTCGTGGGCCgaggttttttttttttttttggtatTCTGGGTTTTGTATCGAAATCCAGAGACTCGGTCTCTTAAATtatctcctcctcttgttgGTATATACGCgcatcttttttctttctttccttttttttttttttttttttttttttttttaattagGACCCCTTAATCGTCGATGCCACCccattctccatcatcgccgctgTCGTCGTTGGCTTGTAgttttctcttcttgcttcCCTCGATAGCGCCAAGACGGTTATTCTCCCTGCGTCTTTCGTAACCACTCTTGGATGagatcttggacttgacgcCGCTTCGTCGCGCCTCGTTACCTctctccttgagcttcttgcgGTCTGCCTTGCGAACATTTGGCAAAGCATCGAGCAGCCACTTTTGCACTCCAGCCTCGTCTCCCGTCTTTCCGGCCTGCTTCTCGCTGACAGCGATCACATTGGcaaccatcttgacaaacGGAATGTCTTCCTTGGTGTAGAAGGTGACTGCGATACCACCTTCGCGACCAGCACGACCTGTTCGTCCAGCGCGATGGACATAGCCAGCACTGGAGCCCGGAACGTCGTAGTTGACGACGCCGTTGACGCCGGCAAAGTCCACGCCTCGCGCTAGCACGTCGGTTGTGATTAAAATCCAAATGTCACCAGCACGGAACTTGCGCATGATGGAAGAGCGAGCAGAGTCAGTAAGCCCACTGTGCAAGGCGGCAATTCTtgcagcaccaccagcctcGAGGGGGATATCGTACTGCAACTCTTCGTGTAAAGCAGTTGCTCTGTCAATAGTTTGTGTAAAGACTAGGAAAGGGGGTCGTAGTGGAGGACCCGAATCATCACTGGCTGTAGGGTGTAGCAGTTGACGCAGAGCAAGCAGTTTTCCTTGCTCGGATGCAGTGTAGATGAGCTTGTGAGCGATGTTTGGCACGGCTGTATCCTTGAGACCGACAACCAATCGAACAAAGGGCTTCGGTGTAATGTCCAAAGACTGTGCTCTTGAGGTCAACTTCTCTGTAACCATAGACTCGATGTTGGATCCCATGGTAGCAGACCAGAACGAAACCCGaaggttggtgtttgtgcaTGCTGTCCAGTCGGCCATTGTAGCGTCTCGGAAAAGAGGATCAAGCAAAACATCTGCCTCGTCTAGAATCAGATCTCGTACAGTAGGCAGGACTTTTTGTGTGCTAGGGGGTCCAGAGGTGAGAAATTTGAATAGAAGGAAGGGTGTGGTGACCAAGATATCAGGCGTGGTGATTTGTTTGGGCTTGTCATCAGAGGgtttcttgtcatcatcttctgatTCTGACTCCTtatcctcttcgtcttcagAGCTGTCCTCTGCCATATCCACCTGATCAGCTGATAGATGGGTGTGCTTCTTCATGGACACAACTTTGAGCCCTGTACCCTTGCACAACTTTTGTCCTTCACTAACGATCTGGTGCACCAGTTCTCGGGTTGGCGCAACAATAACGGCTTCGAGCTCATGGATGTTGCCGGTGTTTTCTTCAGAGCGCCTGCGtaagatgttgttgatagcAGGGATCAAGAAACTAATTGTCTTTCCACTTCCTGTAGGCGCAATAGCGAGAAAGTCGACACCTCCGTCCAATCCATCCTCGTCCTTCAATGCGGCTTGGGGGTGAACCAGGAGAGGCAGACTGCCCATTTGAACTTCAGTGGGAACTCGGTATCCCTGGAACACGAGGTTATCGGCGACCTTGTCTGAGAGACCGTAGGCATTTCGAAGCTCGCCGAAAGAGTCCAAAGGTTGCGGGAAGAGCTGCTTCTTGCTATCCTTCTTAACTTCGACGgcagcctttttcttcttcttactCTTCTTAACCTTGGACTGATCTTCAGTCTTTGAAAGTAGAGTAATCTTGAGTCGATGCGATCGCAGAAGCTGCCGACACTCGTCCTCGCTCAATAGTCGAGATGATCGCGTAGGCTTCGGCGCCTGGACAGGTTCGTCCACCTCGACGGGTGCTTCGGCGACGGGCTCAGGCTTGGGTGCAAAGAAGTCGACTTCGGGCAAGTCTACTTTAGCCTCGGGTTCGGATTCATTCTTTGTTCGCTTTCGCTTATGGCCTCGGACTTGGTCGTGGTATAGCTGAGGGTTCGTGCTGGTGCCGGCAGAGGGAAGCTTCTGCTGAGGGTTGAATGCATTTTGAGAACCCTTTTGGGTCTTTTTGGTTCCGCGCGAtaggagcttgaggatatccaTGGTGAATAGGAGAGCGCTGATACGCGTGACGGGAGCAGCGAGCGTGGGTTGTGTGGTGCAATGCGATCAGAAGGAAAAACTACTAACAATTGAGAATTGGATTAAGAAATTTTAGTGGACCCATGTTGAGTTGACGGAAATCGCTGGTCGGATAGTGGGGGTGGGGGATATATGTGGCGCAGCTACAGCCACAGTTGGAGGCACAGCCACAACATAACGGTCAATCGGTAGGTGATCGATCACCTACAATTAGTTAGTGGGCGCTATGGCTTAAACGTTGCAAGACAGATCAGCATCAGATGCGCTATGTCGAAAATCCCCGAGATTTATGAATCTGTGCACGTCTTTTCATCGATAACATCAGGAACGACGCTTCATGGTTGATCCCCCTGTAAAACAAACAATTTTATCCAATGGCCgaggtcaagatgatgaacttAATGTCGATCTTCGTCATAATCATGTCCAACTTTTGCTGCACATAATTGACGTCACATCAGCAACCAGGATGTAGCCAGCAATCAGGATTTGGGAGGTTAGAAAACATGGAAATACATGAAACTTGGCTTTTCGCAGCAGGAATTTGTACTGTATGTCTGTAGGGTCTGTACCTTTTTTATGACTTGCATTCCCtatttcttccttcttctcttctcctctgaTCTGACCTGACCTTGACCTGACTTGATCTGCATTCAACCAATATCACCACTTACACACTTACAAGTTACACTACAAAATACCGCCATCATGCCGACTATGCTTGGTCTCACCAACGACCGCTCTACCAACGGTCTTAATGCCAATGAGAGCAAATTTGGAGGTTCCTCTAGCCAACGGGGAAT
It contains:
- a CDS encoding ATP-dependent RNA helicase ROK1, which gives rise to MDILKLLSRGTKKTQKGSQNAFNPQQKLPSAGTSTNPQLYHDQVRGHKRKRTKNESEPEAKVDLPEVDFFAPKPEPVAEAPVEVDEPVQAPKPTRSSRLLSEDECRQLLRSHRLKITLLSKTEDQSKVKKSKKKKKAAVEVKKDSKKQLFPQPLDSFGELRNAYGLSDKVADNLVFQGYRVPTEVQMGSLPLLVHPQAALKDEDGLDGGVDFLAIAPTGSGKTISFLIPAINNILRRRSEENTGNIHELEAVIVAPTRELVHQIVSEGQKLCKGTGLKVVSMKKHTHLSADQVDMAEDSSEDEEDKESESEDDDKKPSDDKPKQITTPDILVTTPFLLFKFLTSGPPSTQKVLPTVRDLILDEADVLLDPLFRDATMADWTACTNTNLRVSFWSATMGSNIESMVTEKLTSRAQSLDITPKPFVRLVVGLKDTAVPNIAHKLIYTASEQGKLLALRQLLHPTASDDSGPPLRPPFLVFTQTIDRATALHEELQYDIPLEAGGAARIAALHSGLTDSARSSIMRKFRAGDIWILITTDVLARGVDFAGVNGVVNYDVPGSSAGYVHRAGRTGRAGREGGIAVTFYTKEDIPFVKMVANVIAVSEKQAGKTGDEAGVQKWLLDALPNVRKADRKKLKERGNEARRSGVKSKISSKSGYERRRENNRLGAIEGSKKRKLQANDDSGDDGEWGGIDD